From the Variovorax paradoxus genome, the window CGCGGACATCGCGTGGCGCAGCAGATGTTTGCGATGGTCGAGCAGGAGGCACGAAGGCGCGGTGCCTGCAAGCTCACGCTCGAGGTGCTTTCGGGCAATGCGCCTGCGCTGCGTGCCTACGAGCGAGAGGGGTTCGAGGGCTACCAGCTCGACCCGGCTTTCGGCCACGCCGTGTTTCTGCAGAAGAAACTCTGAAAAGAAAAAGGCCGACGCGCGGTGTACGCCGTCGGCCTTCTTTTCTCGACACTCTCCGTCCGGGGGAGGGAGAGGAAGGAAACCACGTCAGAAGCGCGTCACGGGCATTTCCGCGTCGATCTTGCCGGGCGCGTACTTGCCAAGCTCCCACTTGGCGATCGCATTGCGGTGGACTTCGTCCGGACCGTCCGCAAAGCGCAGCGTGCGTGCTCCGGCGTAGGCGGCCGCCAGCGGGAAGTCGTCGCACATGCCGCCGCCGCCGTGGACCTGCATGGCCCAGTCGATCACCTGGCACGCCATCGACGGGGCGACGACCTTGATCATGGCGATCTCGTTCTTGGCGACCTTGTTGCCGGCCACGTCCATCAGCCATGCGGCCTTCAGCGTGAGCAGGCGGGCCATGTCGATCTTGCAGCGGGCTTCGGCAATGCGTTCCTGCGTCACGGTCTGGGACGCAACGGTCTTGCCGAAGGCCACGCGCGACGAGGCGCGCTTGCACATCAGTTCGAGTGCGCGCTCGGCCAGGCCGATGAGGCGCATGCAGTGGTGGATGCGTCCCGGGCCGAGGCGGCCCTGGGCGATCTCGAAGCCGCGTCCTTCGCCCAACAGCATGTTGCCGGCGGGCACGCGCACGTTCTCGAAGTACATCTCGACGTGGCCGTGCGGCGCGTCGTCATAGCCCATGACGTTGAGCGGGCGAACGATGCGGATGCCCTTGGCGTCTGCCGGCACCACGATCATGCTCTGCTGAGAATGGCGGGGCGCCTCGGGGTCGCTCTTGCCCATGGTGATGAAGACCGCGCAGCGCGGATCTGCTGCGCCCGAGATCCACCACTTGTGGCCGTTGATCACGTACTCGTCGCCCTGGCGTTCGATGCGCGTCGAGATGTTGGTGGCGTCGCTCGATGCCACTTCGGGTTCGGTCATGGCGAAGGCGGAGCGGATCTGGCCTTCGAGCAGCGGCTTGAGCCAGCGTGCCTTGATTTCGTCGGAGCCGTAACGCGCGATGGTCTCCATGTTGCCGGTGTCGGGCGCCGAGCAATTGAAGGCTTCGCTGGCCCACGGCACCGCGCCCATGATCTCGGCCAGCGGCGCGTATTCCTGGTTGGTGAGGCCCGCGCCCTCGTAGCCCGAGGCGGCGGCGCTGTCGACCGGCAGGAACAGGTTCCACAGGCCTTGGGCCTTGGCTTTTTCCTTGAGCTTCTCGACGGTCTTCAATGCCGTCCAGCGCTTGCCCGCGACCGTGTTGGCCGCCAGCTCGGCGTGGTACTCGGCCTCGGCCGGATAGATGTGGTCGTCCATGAACGCCTGGACGCGCTTCTGCAGGTCTTTGGTCTTGGCCGAGTATTCGAAATCCATCTTCGTCTCCTGGTGGGTGTGGGGCGGCTTATGCCTTTTGGGCAAATTGCCAGGCCATGTCGGCCATGGGGCGGGCGCCGCGGGCCGAAGCCACGGCTTGCTCGCTCGACGCGGTGCCGGCCTCGACCCGCTTGGCAATGCCTTGCAGGATCGCGGCCATGCGGAACAGGTTGTAGGCCTGGTAGAAGTTCCAGTCGGGCGCGAGCGCCTCGGGCGTGCTGATGCGCGTGCGTTCGCAATAGCGACGGATGTATTCGCTCTCGGTGGGAATGCCCAGAGAGACGAGGTCGACGCCGCCGATGCCGCGCCCGGTGGTGGGCGGCATGTGCCACGACATGCAGTGGTAGCTGAAGTCGGCCAGCGGGTGGCCCAGCGTGGAGAGCTCCCAGTCGAGCACCGCGATGATGCGCGGCTCGCTCGGGTGGAACATCACGTTGTCGAGCCGGTAGTCGCCATGGACGATCGACACCTTGCTTTCGTCGCGTGCGCTCGCAGGCATGTGCGCCGGCAGCCAGTCGATCAGCCGTTCCATGGCCTCGATGGGCTGCGACAGTTCGCCGGCGCCGTCGGCCGAGGCCTTGTACTGCTTGCTCCAGCGGCCGATCTGGCGCTCGAAGTAGTTGCCGGGCTTGCCGTAGTCGGCCAGGCCGCGAGCGGCGAAGTCGACCGTGTGCAGCGCGGCGATCACGCGGTTCATCTCGTCGTAGTAGGCCGCGCGCTCGGCGTTGCTGAAGCCGGGCAGCGACTGGTCCCAGAGCACGCGGCCCTGCATGAATTCCATGACGTAGAAGGCACGGCCGATGATGGCTTCGTCCTCGCACAGGCAATGCATGCGCGGCACCGGCACGTCAGTGCCGGCCAGGCCGCTCATCACCTTGAACTCGCGCTCCACCGCATGGGCAGAAGGCAGCAGCTTGGCGACCGGGCCCGGCTTGGCGCGCATCACGTAGCTTTGCGACGGCGTGACCAGCTTGTAGGTCGGGTTCGACTGGCCGCCCTTGAACATCTCGACCGTCAGCGGACCCTTGAAGCCCTCGAGGTTCTTCTCGAGCCAGGCTGCAAGCGCATCGACGTCGAAAGCGTGCTGTTGCGAGACGGCACGGGTGCCGATGAAGTTGGAGAAGTCCTGGCTCATGTCGATTGTCTTGTCTGTACGTGTTCTAGTCTTCGGCTTCCGAGACGCGCATCAACGCCGCGCGGTCCAGCACCACGAGGCCGCCCGGCTCGATGCGGATCGTGCCCTCGCGCTCCATCGTCTTCAGTTCCTGGTTGACCCGCTGGCGCGATGCACCGAGCAGCTGCGCCAGTTCTTCCTGCGCCAGTTGCAGCCCGATGCGCATCTGGCTGCCGTCGTCCAGGTTGGGCACACCGTAGCTGCGCACGAGGTGGATGAGCTGCTTGGCCAGCCGCGCGCGCAGCGGCAGGGTGTTGAGGTCTTCCACCAGCCCGAACAGCGTGCGGATGCGCCGCGCCTGCAGGCGCATCAGCGCTTCGTAGAGCTCCACGTGCGCCGTCAGGATCTTCTGGAAATCGGCCCTCGCCACGCACAGGATCGTGCTGTCGCCATGCGCATACGCATCGTGCGTGCGTCGGTCCCCGTCGAACATCGCCACGTCGCCGAACCAGATGCCCGGCTCCACGTAGGTCAGCGTCACCTGCTTGCCCGACACCGCCGTCGAACTGACGCGCACCGCGCCCCTGGCGCAGGCGATCCAGTGTTCGGGCGGGTCGCCGCGGGCGGCGATCAGGTCGCCGTCCTTGAAGCGTTTGACGAATGCGCATCGGAGGATGTCGTGCCGCAGCGATGGAGAAAGGGAAGAAAACCAGCGACCACTGTTGATCGCTTCACGTTCTTCGATGGTAAGAATGGGGTCGTCCATTGGTCTGTCCTCTCGGCGACTGGAAAGCTGGTGGGTGTCACGGGAGCGACGCCGCGAGGCGCTACTCGTACTGCGGCGGCTTCTTCTCGAGGAAGGCCGCGATGCCGATGCCCGCGTTCGCGTGGTGGAGGTTGCGCACGAAGTGGTCGCGCTCCTGCGTGAGCTGCGAGGCCAGCGTGGCACCCCGTGCATCGCTCAGCAGCTCCTTGATGCTGGCCAGCGAGTTGGGCGCGCGGGCATTGAGCTTGGCGGCCAGCGCCAGCGCGCCGGCGAGCGCCTGGCCGTTTTCGGTGAGCTCGTTGACCATGCCCAGCGCATGCAGGCGCTGCGCACCGATGCGCTCGCCGTTCATGAGCCATTCGCTGGCCAGCTGGCGCGGCAGCTGCTGGCCCAGGTGCCAGCTCAGCCCACCGTCGGGCGACAGCGCCACGTTGCTGTAGGAGGCTGCGAACACCGCGTCGCGCGCCGCCACCACGAAGTCGCAGGCCAGCGCGAGCGAAAAGCCCGCGCCCGCGGCCGCACCTTCGACCGCCGCGATGATCGGCTTGGGAAAGGTGCGGATCGAATCGATCCAGTTGTGCAGGCCCTCGATGCTCTCGGCCTGCACCGAACGGTCGAGCTGGCGGTTGGCCAGCAGCCGCTGCAGCGAACCGCCGGCGCAGAACCATGCGCCTTCGCCCACGATGACGACGCTGCGGATCTCCGCGCTGCCCTCGGCGCCGTTGAGCGCCTCGATGCCGGCGGCGTAGATCTCGGGACCCAGGGCGTTGCGCTGGGTCGGGTTGGAAATCGTCAGCACCATGGTGCTGCCTTCGCTCGTGCTCTTGAGTTCGGCTGTCATGGCGTGCTCATTCTTCTTCGTGCAGCAGGCTCAGGCCCAACGCGCCGCGGCGGCGCAGCCACGGGCTCGGGCGATAGCGCGGGTCGCCGTACACCGTCTGCAGGTTGAACAGCACCTCGAGCATGTTGGTCGGACCGTAGAGGTTGCCCATGGCCAGCGGGCCACGCGGATAGCCCAGGCCCAGCTGCACCGCGGTCTCGAGGTCGGCCGGCGTGCACACGCGTTGCTGGCACATGTCGGCGGCGATGTTCACGATGGTGCCGATCACGCGCTGCGTGACGAAGCCGCCGCTGTCGCGGATCACGCTCACCGCCTTGCCGTCGCGTGCGAAGAGGGCGTGCGCCGCGTCGCGGATGTCGCGGCGCGTGGCCGGGTTGGTGGCGAGCACGCGGCGCTTGGTGGCGGCGTCGTCGATCAGCATGTCGATGCCCACGGTGCGCGTGGCGTCCAGGCGCTCGACCGCAGCCACCGTCGTCACATCGAAGCCCAGCGGCGCTACCAGGATCAGCGAATGCGCAGCCGGTGCCGCGCCGCTGTCGATCTGCGCGCCCAGCGTATTCACGAGACGTAGCAGTTCAGCACGGCGCGCAGCGCGCGGCGACACCCACACCGAAGGCGTGCCGTCGACCACAGGAGGCGCAGCCTCCGGCGCCTGCTGCATCACGCCGTCGGTGTAACGGTAGAAGCCTTCGCCGGTCTTGCGGCCCAGCGCGCCGGCGGCCAGCCGCTGCGCGGTGATCACGCTCGGACGGAAGCGCGGCTCCTCGAAGTACTGGTGATAGATCGATTCCATCACCGGGTGCGACACGTCGAGGGCGGTCAGGTCCAGCAGTTCGAACGGGCCGAGGCGGAAGCCGGCCTGGTCCTTCAGGATGCGGTCGATGGTGGCGAAATCGGCCACGCCTTCGCCGACGATGCGCAGCGCCTCGGTGCCGTAGCCGCGGCCCGCGTGATTGACGATGAAGCCGGGCGTGTCCTGCGCCTGCACTGCGCTGTGGCCCATCTGCACGGCATAGCCGGCGAGCTGCTTGCAGACTTCGGGCGCGGTCTTGAAGCCCGCGACCACCTCGACCACCTTCATCAGTGGCACCGGGTTGAAGAAGTGGAAGCCGGCGAAGCGCTCCGGGTGCTTCAGGCCCGCCGCGATGGCCGTGACCGAGAGCGACGACGTGTTGGTGACCAGCGTGGCTTTCTCTCCGACCACGTCTTCGAGTTCGCGGAAGAGCTTGCGCTTGACCTCGAGGTCTTCCAGCACCGCCTCGACCACCAGATCGCAGCCGGCAAGCGCCTGCATCGAATCGACGGCCTTCACGCGGGCCACGTACGCATCGCGTGCGGCGGTGTCGATCTTGTTCTTTTCGAGCAGCTTGCTCCATTGGGCGGCAAGGGTTTCGCGTCCGCGCTCAGCAGCGCCGGCGAAGCTGTCGAGCAGCAGCACTTCGCTGCCTGCCTGGGCTGCGATCTGCGCGATGCCGCGACCCATGGCGCCGGCGCCGACGACGCCGATTCGGGGGTAGTTCACTGTCATTTGCTGGAAGGTTTCAATGGTTGAGTGGTATCCGGGGCCTGCCGTGCAGGCGACTGCAGCAATTCGGCCGGGTGCCGGGCGGGGCAGTCGAAGGCTCCGATTTTGCAGTGCCGCGCGCAGGGCGCGTGACGGGTTTTACGCGAAGCTGCTTTTCAGCGCTCAGGCCGGCCGGCTGCTGCGGTCGATGGCCACGCTCAGCGAGATGGCGATCAGCATCAGCGCCAGGCCGACCCAGTTCATCCAGGCCTGCGCGTCGTGCGCCAGCAGCCAGCCTCCCAAGGCCGCGCCAACGGCCTGTCCGACGTAGATGCCCGAGCTGTTCAGCGCCACCGAGCCCGGCGCCAGCGCAGGTGCCAGGCCCACCAGCCGTGCCTGCTGGGCCGAATTGGCCGCGAAGCAGCCCAGGCCCCAAGGCACGAGCAGGACGGCCAGCCATGCCAGCGTGGAGGCCAGCGGCCAGACCAGCAGGCTCGAGGCGATCAGCGCAGTCGTGACGAGCACCATGCGCCCTGCGCCGATGCGGTCGATGAAGCGGCTGACCAGCATGTTGCCGGCCAGTCCGAAGGCGCCGAACAGTGCCCACATCACGCTCAGCGTGGTGGCGTCGGCACCGAAGTCCTGCTTGAGAATCGGGCCGAAATAGCTGAACAGCACGAACTGGCCCGCACCCTGCAG encodes:
- a CDS encoding acyl-CoA dehydrogenase family protein; this encodes MDFEYSAKTKDLQKRVQAFMDDHIYPAEAEYHAELAANTVAGKRWTALKTVEKLKEKAKAQGLWNLFLPVDSAAASGYEGAGLTNQEYAPLAEIMGAVPWASEAFNCSAPDTGNMETIARYGSDEIKARWLKPLLEGQIRSAFAMTEPEVASSDATNISTRIERQGDEYVINGHKWWISGAADPRCAVFITMGKSDPEAPRHSQQSMIVVPADAKGIRIVRPLNVMGYDDAPHGHVEMYFENVRVPAGNMLLGEGRGFEIAQGRLGPGRIHHCMRLIGLAERALELMCKRASSRVAFGKTVASQTVTQERIAEARCKIDMARLLTLKAAWLMDVAGNKVAKNEIAMIKVVAPSMACQVIDWAMQVHGGGGMCDDFPLAAAYAGARTLRFADGPDEVHRNAIAKWELGKYAPGKIDAEMPVTRF
- a CDS encoding phosphotransferase, whose amino-acid sequence is MSQDFSNFIGTRAVSQQHAFDVDALAAWLEKNLEGFKGPLTVEMFKGGQSNPTYKLVTPSQSYVMRAKPGPVAKLLPSAHAVEREFKVMSGLAGTDVPVPRMHCLCEDEAIIGRAFYVMEFMQGRVLWDQSLPGFSNAERAAYYDEMNRVIAALHTVDFAARGLADYGKPGNYFERQIGRWSKQYKASADGAGELSQPIEAMERLIDWLPAHMPASARDESKVSIVHGDYRLDNVMFHPSEPRIIAVLDWELSTLGHPLADFSYHCMSWHMPPTTGRGIGGVDLVSLGIPTESEYIRRYCERTRISTPEALAPDWNFYQAYNLFRMAAILQGIAKRVEAGTASSEQAVASARGARPMADMAWQFAQKA
- a CDS encoding Crp/Fnr family transcriptional regulator; translated protein: MDDPILTIEEREAINSGRWFSSLSPSLRHDILRCAFVKRFKDGDLIAARGDPPEHWIACARGAVRVSSTAVSGKQVTLTYVEPGIWFGDVAMFDGDRRTHDAYAHGDSTILCVARADFQKILTAHVELYEALMRLQARRIRTLFGLVEDLNTLPLRARLAKQLIHLVRSYGVPNLDDGSQMRIGLQLAQEELAQLLGASRQRVNQELKTMEREGTIRIEPGGLVVLDRAALMRVSEAED
- a CDS encoding oxepin-CoA hydrolase, alternative type, yielding MTAELKSTSEGSTMVLTISNPTQRNALGPEIYAAGIEALNGAEGSAEIRSVVIVGEGAWFCAGGSLQRLLANRQLDRSVQAESIEGLHNWIDSIRTFPKPIIAAVEGAAAGAGFSLALACDFVVAARDAVFAASYSNVALSPDGGLSWHLGQQLPRQLASEWLMNGERIGAQRLHALGMVNELTENGQALAGALALAAKLNARAPNSLASIKELLSDARGATLASQLTQERDHFVRNLHHANAGIGIAAFLEKKPPQYE
- a CDS encoding 3-hydroxyacyl-CoA dehydrogenase; translated protein: MTVNYPRIGVVGAGAMGRGIAQIAAQAGSEVLLLDSFAGAAERGRETLAAQWSKLLEKNKIDTAARDAYVARVKAVDSMQALAGCDLVVEAVLEDLEVKRKLFRELEDVVGEKATLVTNTSSLSVTAIAAGLKHPERFAGFHFFNPVPLMKVVEVVAGFKTAPEVCKQLAGYAVQMGHSAVQAQDTPGFIVNHAGRGYGTEALRIVGEGVADFATIDRILKDQAGFRLGPFELLDLTALDVSHPVMESIYHQYFEEPRFRPSVITAQRLAAGALGRKTGEGFYRYTDGVMQQAPEAAPPVVDGTPSVWVSPRAARRAELLRLVNTLGAQIDSGAAPAAHSLILVAPLGFDVTTVAAVERLDATRTVGIDMLIDDAATKRRVLATNPATRRDIRDAAHALFARDGKAVSVIRDSGGFVTQRVIGTIVNIAADMCQQRVCTPADLETAVQLGLGYPRGPLAMGNLYGPTNMLEVLFNLQTVYGDPRYRPSPWLRRRGALGLSLLHEEE